A genomic stretch from Caloenas nicobarica isolate bCalNic1 chromosome 3, bCalNic1.hap1, whole genome shotgun sequence includes:
- the LGALSL gene encoding galectin-related protein, with product MAGTVAERDALKIEDGHLNNSLGSPVQADVYFPRLIVPFCGHIKGGMRPGKKILVMGIVDLNPESFGISLTCGESEDPPADVAIELKAVFTDRQFIRNSCVAGEWGEEQSSIPYFPFIPDQPFRVEILCEHPRFRIFVDGHQLFDFYHRIETLSAIDTIKINGDLQLTKLG from the exons ATGGCGGGGACCGTGGCCGAGCGGGACGCGCTG AAAATAGAGGACGGGCATTTAAACAACTCCCTGGGATCCCCGGTGCAAGCTGATGTCTACTTCCCTCGCCTG ATCGTCCCCTTCTGTGGGCACATCAAAGGAGGAATGAGGCCGGGAAAGAAGATCTTAGTTATGGGCATAGTGGACCTGAACCCCGAGAG CTTTGGCATCAGTCTGACTTGCGGCGAGTCAGAAGATCCTCCTGCGGATGTAGCTATTGAACTGAAAGCTGTGTTTACAGACAGACAGTTCATCAGAAACTCTTGTGTTGCCGGAGAATGGGGGGAAGAGCAATCGTCTATTCCTTACTTTCCATTTATACCAGACCAGCCTTTTAGG gttGAGATACTTTGCGAGCATCCCCGGTTTAGAATATTTGTGGATGGACATCAGCTCTTTGATTTTTACCACCGTATTGAAACACTGTCAGCAATTGACACGATAAAGATAAATGGAGATCTTCAGCTTACAAAACTTGGCTGA